From Elephas maximus indicus isolate mEleMax1 chromosome 1, mEleMax1 primary haplotype, whole genome shotgun sequence, a single genomic window includes:
- the C1H6orf15 gene encoding uncharacterized protein C6orf15 homolog codes for MQGRMAGSWALLGLLLFCLHLQGLFARSINAVEEKVPLDLGTNLPLLGQPSLARSSDSEHPKPKPDAGSNGLARSPLKPRMSLYDGSQAARGSGVQKWLPPEGLPSVDSWPPEGPWPVMAAAVEDHPGDLLPEGLSYLASAVALPLGSGLLPEGSSAHFAGVPPDASLLHQDPELRRPPHPSPLGTQGEIPVLRPLCALINRIRQSLLPSHPWGTLNPCVSWGGGRPGTGWGTKPMPPSHAGSWGINNQFPGSSWGNINRYPGGSWGNSNQYPGGSWGNINRYPGATWGNIRLPPGSNTQLPPRILRPPGSSWNIPAGFPNSQDPRSQWG; via the exons ATGCAGGGCCGCATGGCTGGGAGCTGGGCTCTGTTGGGCCTGCTATTATTCTGTCTTCATCTCCAAG GTCTCTTTGCCCGAAGCATCAATGCAGTGGAGGAGAAAGTCCCCCTGGACTTGGGGACCAACTTACCTCTGCTTGGACAACCTTCCTTGGCCAGGTCCTCTGACTCTGAACATCCGAAGCCCAAGCCAGATGCTGGGTCTAATGGCTTAGCAAGGAGTCCTCTGAAGCCGAGGATGTCTCTGTATGATGGCTCCCAGGCCGCACGAGGTTCTGGGGTGCAGAAGTGGCTGCCACCGGAGGGGCTGCCCTCTGTGGACTCCTGGCCCCCTGAGGGTCCTTGGCCTGTGATGGCTGCTGCGGTTGAGGACCATCCCGGGGACTTGTTGCCAGAAGGACTATCCTACCTTGCTAGTGCTGTTGCCCTCCCTCTGGGCAGTGGCCTTTTGCCTGAAGGTTCTTCTGCACACTTTGCAGGTGTCCCCCCTGATGCTTCCCTCCTCCACCAGGACCCTGAGCTTAGACGGCCACCCCATCCTAGTCCACTGGGAACCCAGGGGGAAATCCCTGTCCTACGCCCACTCTGCGCTCTCATCAACAGAATCCGTCAGTCACTGCTGCCTAGTCACCCCTGGGGGACCCTGAATCCTTGTGTGTCCTGGGGAGGTGGACGTCCTGGAACTGGCTGGGGGACAAAGCCCATGCCACCATCCCATGCAGGAAGCTGGGGAATCAACAATCAATTCCCAGGTTCTAGCTGGGGGAATATCAATAGGTATCCAGGTGGCAGCTGGGGGAATAGTAATCAATATCCAGGAGGCAGCTGGGGGAATATCAATCGGTATCCGGGGGCTACCTGGGGGAATATTCGTCTACCCCCAGGGAGCAATACTCAACTCCCTCCCAGAATTCTCCgccctcctggctcttcttggaaTATTCCAGCTGGCTTCCCCAATTCTCAAGATCCTCGGTCACAGTGGGGTTAG